Proteins found in one Synechococcus sp. LA31 genomic segment:
- a CDS encoding diflavin flavoprotein, which yields MAGNDTERQVIQLPIEPGLVCLRGLSPTRLRFEVEYGLERGTTANSFLYLPDNGDTALLVHPPGDSFAGPYLETLAALVPPTCPLEVVVGHTNPNRVKLLRKLAQRWPQLTLISSNPGAQLLRELWDQRKPVPPGSDAAAEPEALPPLPPLQVVRTDTELTRADGRTLALLPTPTPRWPGGLMAFEAGSGLLMSGKFFAGHLCTEAWAEANRSSTEEDRRYFYDCLMAPMVRQVEAVLDRIDELPIRTIAPGHGPAIAESWRSLLVDYRRWGETQERAKLSVALLYASAYGNTAAIADGLAQGVARTGVRVESINCEFSPAEKLLEAIRNCDAVLIGSPTLGGHAPTPIVSALGTLLAEGDRAKPVGVFGSFGWSGEALDLLESKLRDGGFRLAFEPIKVKFSPDAATLKTIEETGTALGRQLLSTQRKEQRRSAGAGGMSESRSNPAVLALGRVVGSLCVLTTVKGSGESQLSGAMVASWVSQASFSPPGLTVAVAKDRAVEALLHVGDGFALNVLAAGRENGAMKQFLQPFAPGADRFAGLELEHTPTGQPVLPEALAWMECTVKQRMECGDHWLLYAEAQAGAVLDSSATTAVHQRRSGANY from the coding sequence ATGGCCGGGAACGACACTGAACGACAGGTCATCCAGCTACCGATCGAGCCCGGCCTGGTGTGCCTGCGCGGCTTAAGCCCCACCCGGCTGCGCTTTGAAGTGGAGTACGGCCTCGAGCGGGGCACCACCGCCAACAGCTTTCTCTACCTCCCAGACAACGGCGACACCGCGCTGCTGGTGCACCCGCCTGGCGACTCCTTCGCCGGGCCTTACCTGGAAACGCTGGCGGCCTTGGTTCCACCCACGTGCCCGCTGGAGGTGGTGGTGGGCCACACCAATCCCAACCGAGTGAAGCTGCTGCGCAAGCTGGCCCAGCGCTGGCCGCAGCTGACACTGATCAGCTCCAACCCCGGCGCCCAGCTGCTGCGTGAGCTGTGGGATCAGCGCAAGCCCGTGCCCCCGGGCAGCGATGCAGCAGCCGAACCAGAAGCGCTGCCACCCCTGCCGCCCCTACAGGTGGTGCGCACAGACACCGAACTCACCCGGGCCGATGGCCGCACCCTTGCGCTACTGCCCACACCCACGCCCCGCTGGCCCGGTGGGCTGATGGCCTTCGAAGCAGGCAGCGGCCTCCTGATGAGTGGCAAGTTCTTCGCTGGCCACCTCTGCACCGAAGCCTGGGCCGAAGCCAACCGCAGCAGCACCGAAGAAGACCGCCGCTACTTCTATGACTGCCTGATGGCGCCGATGGTGCGCCAGGTGGAAGCGGTGCTCGATCGCATCGATGAGCTGCCGATCCGCACCATTGCACCCGGCCACGGCCCAGCCATCGCCGAGAGCTGGCGCAGCCTGCTGGTGGATTACCGCCGCTGGGGTGAAACGCAGGAGCGCGCCAAGCTCTCGGTGGCCCTGCTCTACGCCAGCGCCTACGGCAACACCGCTGCCATCGCCGACGGGCTAGCGCAGGGCGTGGCCCGCACCGGCGTGCGGGTGGAGAGCATCAACTGTGAATTCAGCCCAGCCGAGAAACTGCTGGAGGCAATCCGCAACTGCGATGCGGTGTTGATCGGCTCCCCCACCCTGGGGGGGCATGCACCCACACCGATCGTGTCAGCACTGGGCACGCTGCTGGCCGAAGGCGATCGCGCCAAGCCGGTGGGGGTGTTTGGCAGCTTCGGCTGGAGCGGTGAAGCGCTCGATCTGCTCGAGAGCAAGCTGCGTGATGGCGGCTTCCGCTTGGCCTTTGAGCCGATCAAGGTGAAGTTCAGCCCCGATGCCGCCACCCTGAAAACCATCGAGGAAACCGGAACGGCCCTGGGCCGCCAGCTGCTCAGCACCCAACGCAAGGAACAACGGCGCAGCGCCGGTGCTGGCGGGATGAGCGAAAGCCGCAGCAACCCTGCCGTGTTGGCCCTGGGCCGCGTGGTGGGTTCCCTGTGCGTGCTCACCACCGTGAAGGGCAGTGGTGAAAGCCAGCTGAGCGGCGCCATGGTGGCCAGCTGGGTGAGCCAGGCGAGCTTCTCGCCACCGGGGCTCACGGTGGCCGTGGCGAAAGACCGCGCTGTGGAAGCGCTGCTGCATGTGGGCGACGGCTTTGCGCTCAACGTGCTGGCAGCCGGCCGCGAGAACGGAGCGATGAAACAGTTTCTGCAGCCCTTTGCGCCGGGCGCTGATCGCTTCGCCGGCCTAGAGCTGGAGCACACCCCCACGGGGCAACCGGTGCTGCCCGAGGCCCTGGCCTGGATGGAGTGCACGGTGAAGCAGCGGATGGAATGCGGCGACCACTGGCTGCTCTATGCCGAGGCCCAGGCCGGGGCCGTGCTCGACAGCAGCGCCACCACCGCCGTGCACCAGCGCCGCAGCGGCGCCAATTACTGA
- a CDS encoding branched-chain amino acid ABC transporter substrate-binding protein: protein MSTNPFLSGVDGLGAVAVEQSQWFEAGRGDPIVIGLEAPLRGDQRGNGRDMWRGAKLAVEELNREGGILGRRVELVRADDRADPKRALSVAKKLNRIDADAVIGPYNSGVGLINLPYYLKKEILPVHLTSTDDTSGEGVTVQPKNSQIAPVEEAYILSQGIQRVSMLVDPSAYTVGMADRLEASLTAKGVQVKRFTIAPGSADYSAVIEQALAVDPGLVYVSTYYPEGSSIARGLEASNTAAQRFFGLANVDPAFIAEAGLKAARSSVFSGVPEAEQLPHADAYVQAYEERFDRTPGVWGTFTYDSMKVLADAMETAGTAAFKPALDSLLQTRNYKGATGKISIDPLTGNRVKVPVFILNVDADGVFVPSSAQEEDPQTRERLSLSLDPSTGSLNSAALGSGTKPARFLKGTWVGTGSGYRSEGYKSEGDYKFVISKARGFAAQGTKQYRDEDSGKWSEPEACYFTLLTEDGDGQWQISGAEGDGIYQGTTTEGGGLILNYLEAGGGADDAALRLTLSKRR, encoded by the coding sequence ATGTCGACCAATCCGTTTCTTTCCGGTGTTGATGGCCTCGGTGCTGTTGCTGTTGAGCAGTCGCAATGGTTTGAGGCAGGTCGGGGTGATCCGATTGTGATTGGTTTAGAGGCGCCGCTCAGGGGTGACCAACGTGGCAATGGGCGCGATATGTGGCGTGGAGCCAAGTTGGCTGTTGAAGAGTTGAATCGTGAAGGCGGGATTCTCGGGCGTCGGGTGGAGTTGGTGAGAGCCGATGACCGAGCTGATCCTAAGCGTGCTTTGTCTGTGGCGAAGAAGCTGAATCGCATCGATGCTGATGCGGTGATTGGCCCCTACAACTCGGGAGTGGGGTTGATCAATCTCCCCTACTACCTCAAGAAAGAGATCCTGCCTGTGCATCTCACCTCCACCGATGACACCAGTGGAGAGGGGGTGACAGTTCAGCCCAAGAACAGCCAGATCGCTCCGGTGGAGGAGGCCTATATCCTCTCGCAAGGGATCCAGCGTGTGTCGATGTTGGTGGATCCCTCCGCCTACACCGTCGGCATGGCTGATCGCTTGGAAGCATCCCTCACGGCTAAGGGTGTGCAGGTCAAACGCTTCACGATTGCGCCCGGCAGCGCCGATTACAGCGCTGTGATTGAGCAGGCCCTCGCGGTAGATCCTGGCCTGGTGTATGTGAGCACGTATTACCCCGAAGGCAGCTCCATCGCCCGTGGCTTAGAGGCCAGTAATACGGCGGCTCAGCGCTTTTTCGGGCTTGCCAATGTGGATCCAGCTTTCATTGCCGAGGCGGGTCTGAAAGCAGCCCGCAGCAGTGTGTTCAGTGGGGTTCCGGAGGCTGAGCAGCTTCCCCACGCCGATGCCTATGTGCAGGCTTATGAAGAGCGTTTTGATCGCACTCCTGGTGTATGGGGCACCTTCACCTATGACTCGATGAAGGTGTTGGCCGACGCGATGGAAACGGCAGGTACTGCCGCCTTTAAGCCAGCTTTGGATAGTCTGCTGCAGACTCGGAATTACAAAGGTGCCACCGGCAAGATCAGTATTGACCCTCTGACGGGCAACCGGGTGAAGGTGCCTGTCTTCATCCTCAATGTGGATGCGGATGGCGTGTTTGTGCCCAGCTCTGCGCAAGAGGAGGATCCGCAGACGCGTGAGCGCTTGTCGCTATCACTCGATCCCTCTACTGGCTCGCTGAACAGTGCGGCGCTTGGATCTGGAACCAAGCCTGCGCGCTTCTTGAAGGGTACTTGGGTTGGTACGGGCTCGGGTTACAGAAGTGAGGGCTATAAGTCAGAAGGCGACTACAAATTCGTGATCAGCAAGGCTCGTGGTTTTGCTGCTCAAGGCACCAAGCAATACCGCGACGAAGACTCGGGTAAGTGGAGCGAGCCGGAGGCGTGTTACTTCACATTGCTCACTGAGGATGGCGATGGGCAATGGCAAATCAGTGGAGCGGAAGGCGATGGCATTTATCAGGGCACAACCACTGAAGGAGGAGGCCTTATTTTGAATTATCTTGAGGCCGGTGGCGGTGCCGATGACGCCGCATTGCGACTCACGCTGAGCAAGCGCCGCTGA
- a CDS encoding diflavin flavoprotein — MAETAVASTPRLSLQCEAIGADTTTIRSLDWDRSRFDIEFGLRNGTTYNSFLVRGERTALIDSSHLKFESTWLPILQEQIDPKAIDHLIVSHTEPDHSGLIGHLIDLNPEIEIVGSKVAIQFLENQVHRPFKSRAVKSGEELDLGTNPDSGVQHRFEFLSAPNLHWPDTIFSFDHGTGILYTCDAFGLHYCSDDLFDVDPGAIAPDFRFYYDCLMGPNARSVLQAMKRMDALPAINTIAVGHGPLLRDHLSLWLSDYREWSEGRSKGEAYAAVCYVSQYGFCDRLSQAIARGIGKAEAQVQLVDLRATDAQELSALIGEASAVVVPTWPANPDADLQASIGTLLAALQPKQWVATYDAYGGNDEPIDTVASQLRGLGQKEAFEPLRVRQVPDGNDYQRCEEAGTDLGQLLTRAKTIAAMKSLDGDLDKALGRLSGGLYVVTARQEERASAMVASWVSQASFEPPGITVAVAKDRAIEALMQVGDRFVLNILREDNHQGLLRHFLKRFPPGADRFAGVSTLDGVAEGGPVLGDALAFLGCRVLQRMEGPDHWIIYAEVEQGNVADSQASTAVHHRKVGNHY, encoded by the coding sequence ATGGCTGAGACAGCTGTAGCCAGCACGCCCCGCCTAAGCCTGCAGTGCGAGGCGATCGGGGCTGACACCACCACGATCCGCTCGCTCGATTGGGACCGCAGCCGCTTCGATATTGAGTTCGGCCTGCGCAACGGCACCACCTACAACAGCTTTCTGGTGCGGGGTGAGCGCACCGCCCTGATCGATAGCAGCCACCTCAAGTTCGAGAGCACCTGGCTGCCGATCCTCCAGGAGCAGATCGATCCCAAGGCGATCGATCACCTGATCGTGAGCCACACCGAGCCCGACCACTCGGGCCTGATCGGGCACCTGATCGACCTCAACCCTGAGATCGAGATTGTGGGATCCAAAGTGGCGATTCAGTTTCTGGAAAACCAGGTGCATCGCCCGTTCAAGAGCCGGGCGGTGAAGAGCGGCGAGGAGCTGGATCTGGGCACGAACCCGGACAGCGGCGTGCAGCACCGCTTCGAGTTTCTGAGCGCTCCCAACCTGCACTGGCCCGACACAATCTTCTCCTTCGATCACGGCACCGGCATCCTCTACACCTGCGATGCCTTCGGCCTGCATTACTGCTCCGACGACCTGTTTGATGTGGATCCCGGCGCCATCGCCCCGGACTTCCGCTTCTACTACGACTGCCTGATGGGCCCCAACGCCCGCAGCGTGCTCCAGGCCATGAAGCGCATGGACGCCTTGCCGGCGATCAACACCATCGCGGTGGGCCATGGACCGCTACTGCGCGATCACCTCAGCCTCTGGCTCTCCGACTACCGCGAATGGAGTGAAGGCCGCAGCAAAGGAGAGGCTTACGCCGCCGTTTGCTACGTGAGCCAATACGGCTTCTGCGACCGGCTCAGCCAGGCCATCGCCCGCGGCATCGGCAAGGCCGAGGCCCAAGTGCAACTGGTCGACCTGCGCGCCACCGACGCCCAGGAACTGAGTGCCCTGATCGGCGAAGCCAGCGCCGTGGTGGTGCCCACCTGGCCCGCCAACCCCGATGCCGACCTGCAGGCATCGATCGGCACGCTGCTGGCGGCCCTGCAACCCAAGCAGTGGGTGGCCACCTACGACGCCTACGGCGGCAATGACGAACCGATCGACACCGTGGCCTCCCAGCTGCGGGGTCTAGGCCAGAAGGAAGCCTTTGAGCCGCTACGGGTGCGCCAGGTGCCCGACGGCAACGACTACCAGCGCTGTGAAGAAGCCGGCACCGACCTGGGCCAGCTGCTCACCCGCGCCAAAACCATCGCCGCGATGAAGTCGCTGGATGGTGACCTCGATAAAGCACTTGGCCGCCTCTCCGGTGGTTTGTATGTGGTGACCGCCCGGCAGGAAGAGCGGGCCTCAGCGATGGTGGCCAGCTGGGTGAGCCAAGCCAGCTTCGAGCCGCCCGGAATCACCGTGGCCGTGGCCAAAGATCGCGCCATCGAAGCATTGATGCAGGTGGGCGATCGCTTCGTGCTCAACATCCTGCGCGAAGACAACCACCAGGGCCTGTTGCGCCATTTCCTCAAGCGCTTCCCACCCGGCGCCGATCGCTTCGCCGGCGTGTCCACACTCGATGGCGTAGCCGAGGGTGGCCCCGTGCTCGGCGATGCCCTGGCCTTCCTCGGCTGCCGCGTGCTGCAGCGCATGGAAGGCCCAGATCACTGGATCATCTACGCCGAAGTGGAGCAGGGCAATGTGGCCGATAGCCAGGCCTCAACCGCCGTACACCACCGCAAGGTAGGGAACCACTACTGA
- a CDS encoding Hsp20/alpha crystallin family protein: MLTLRQSAFDRSAFDRLETDLFKRLEQQIQTAERVPAAEVHETEAGYSICLELPGVERDSIDVKATDRHLVISAERRAPQPERTEATETTQTPAKLLSEIRYGTWSRSFRFPSGINREGVQAVYRDGLLTVQVPKAQTLTSVSVKVEG; encoded by the coding sequence ATGCTCACCCTTCGTCAATCCGCCTTCGACCGCTCTGCCTTCGACCGCCTCGAAACCGATCTGTTCAAGCGCCTCGAGCAACAGATCCAAACCGCCGAGCGCGTGCCTGCAGCTGAAGTGCACGAAACCGAAGCCGGCTACAGCATCTGCCTGGAGCTGCCCGGCGTCGAGCGCGACTCGATCGATGTGAAAGCCACCGATCGCCACCTGGTGATCAGCGCCGAACGCCGCGCCCCTCAGCCCGAGCGCACCGAAGCCACCGAGACCACCCAAACACCCGCCAAGCTGCTGAGCGAAATCCGCTATGGCACCTGGAGCCGCAGCTTCCGCTTCCCCTCAGGCATCAACCGCGAAGGCGTCCAGGCGGTTTACCGCGACGGGCTGCTCACTGTGCAGGTGCCCAAGGCCCAAACCCTCACCAGCGTGAGCGTGAAGGTGGAGGGCTGA
- a CDS encoding MEKHLA domain-containing protein, whose amino-acid sequence MLQARRRRLRRLAVAQAPAPWLTPGKQHLASCILSSFDKAFGRPLLAGGLNTHAPQELFGADTVVLAHDGGTDPTLIYANAAALQLWERPWAEMIGMPSRLTAEPQERAGRARMLATALQQHASEGYTGVRISKSGRRFQIHNARLWTLWGPGDQPCGQAAAFSSWWWL is encoded by the coding sequence ATGCTGCAGGCCCGCCGCCGGCGCCTGCGGCGCCTCGCCGTCGCCCAGGCGCCGGCCCCCTGGCTCACGCCGGGCAAACAACACCTGGCTAGTTGCATCCTGAGCTCGTTTGATAAGGCCTTCGGCCGCCCACTCCTTGCCGGCGGCCTCAACACGCATGCCCCCCAGGAGCTGTTCGGGGCCGACACCGTGGTGCTCGCCCACGACGGCGGCACCGATCCCACGCTGATCTATGCCAACGCCGCCGCCCTGCAGCTCTGGGAGCGCCCCTGGGCCGAGATGATCGGCATGCCCTCACGGCTCACGGCCGAACCACAGGAGCGCGCCGGCCGCGCCCGGATGCTCGCCACCGCCCTGCAGCAACACGCCAGCGAGGGCTACACCGGCGTGCGCATCAGCAAGAGCGGCCGCCGCTTCCAGATCCACAACGCCCGCCTGTGGACCCTCTGGGGCCCCGGTGATCAGCCCTGCGGCCAGGCGGCGGCGTTCAGCAGCTGGTGGTGGCTTTAA
- a CDS encoding SWIM zinc finger family protein, whose product MTITPNGITTQLGDQGLGQQPWWVEQWMELINGYRFKKRLERAWEYARSGNVLSIRFEGRRVHARVQGSGEDPYKVKLWLDVLSDDDWGYVLEALGQKARWSAQLLAGVMPQDIERAFAASGRRLFPFKLQEVRSECTCPDKINPCKHVSAVYYLMGERFSEDPFVLFQLRGRTRAQLLSDLAVKRRALLAKKAKEAKAAQEAAPADAPPPPTAEGSLNPAPAAIRDPNRWWSYGAALDPGLVVITPAMEGDTGLDEAGPLPLAEDGRFPEAGKQFVEQLKAHGAACSTSAMATAMAAGSHNGDADTG is encoded by the coding sequence ATGACCATCACCCCCAACGGCATCACCACCCAACTGGGCGATCAAGGCCTGGGCCAGCAGCCCTGGTGGGTGGAGCAGTGGATGGAGCTGATCAATGGCTATCGCTTCAAGAAACGGCTCGAGCGCGCCTGGGAGTACGCCCGTAGCGGCAACGTGCTCTCGATCCGCTTTGAAGGGCGCCGCGTGCATGCCCGCGTGCAGGGCAGCGGCGAAGACCCCTACAAGGTGAAGCTCTGGCTCGATGTGCTCAGCGACGACGACTGGGGCTACGTGCTCGAGGCCCTTGGCCAAAAAGCGCGCTGGTCGGCCCAGCTTCTAGCCGGCGTGATGCCGCAAGACATCGAACGCGCCTTCGCCGCCAGCGGCCGCCGCCTGTTCCCGTTCAAGTTGCAGGAGGTGCGCAGCGAATGCACCTGCCCCGACAAGATCAATCCCTGCAAACACGTGAGCGCCGTCTATTACCTGATGGGCGAGCGCTTCAGTGAAGACCCCTTCGTGCTCTTCCAGTTGCGGGGCCGCACCCGCGCCCAGCTGCTCAGCGATCTGGCGGTGAAGCGGCGGGCGTTGCTGGCAAAGAAAGCCAAAGAGGCCAAAGCAGCACAGGAGGCAGCTCCAGCCGACGCCCCCCCTCCACCCACCGCCGAAGGCTCTCTCAATCCCGCTCCCGCCGCCATCCGCGATCCCAACCGCTGGTGGAGCTACGGCGCAGCCCTTGATCCGGGGCTCGTGGTGATCACCCCGGCGATGGAGGGCGATACAGGTCTGGATGAAGCCGGTCCGCTACCTCTGGCGGAAGACGGCCGCTTCCCCGAAGCCGGCAAGCAGTTTGTGGAGCAGCTCAAGGCCCATGGGGCGGCCTGCAGCACCAGCGCCATGGCGACCGCCATGGCTGCCGGCAGCCACAACGGCGACGCCGACACGGGCTGA
- a CDS encoding nucleotidyltransferase family protein produces MNSDTGLPEQTLQAIHRCLHDRFPQLHWVKLYGSRAMGRYWRGSDIDLAFSADENCSAALLDALDQLPTPYLFDVTHWESLQHNGLRQHIERVGIPLP; encoded by the coding sequence ATGAATTCCGATACGGGCCTGCCGGAGCAGACGCTCCAAGCGATCCACCGCTGTCTGCACGACCGCTTCCCCCAACTGCATTGGGTGAAGTTGTATGGATCCAGAGCCATGGGGCGGTATTGGCGCGGCTCCGATATCGACCTGGCCTTCAGCGCCGATGAGAATTGCAGTGCCGCCCTCCTCGACGCCCTCGACCAACTGCCCACCCCCTATCTATTTGATGTAACCCACTGGGAATCTCTGCAGCACAACGGCCTGCGCCAGCACATCGAGCGAGTCGGTATTCCTCTGCCATGA
- a CDS encoding nucleotidyltransferase substrate binding protein — protein MTPLGPEQSDVRWKQRFENLQRALRQLEAAVEAHQAIPTNELMVIALIKAYEFSFELSWKTLKDLLAWNGIDAKLPREVIKQAFATGLVEHGQLWIDMLEQRNLMTHTDDQARAAEATRLITDRYLAELQWLRHALIQRLEEETP, from the coding sequence ATGACGCCGCTGGGACCCGAGCAAAGCGATGTGCGCTGGAAACAACGCTTTGAAAACCTGCAACGGGCCTTGCGGCAGCTGGAGGCGGCGGTTGAGGCCCACCAGGCGATACCGACCAACGAGCTGATGGTGATCGCCTTGATCAAGGCCTATGAGTTCAGCTTTGAGCTGAGCTGGAAAACCCTCAAGGATCTGCTGGCCTGGAACGGGATCGATGCCAAGCTCCCGCGCGAGGTGATCAAACAAGCTTTCGCCACCGGGCTGGTGGAACACGGTCAGCTCTGGATCGACATGCTCGAGCAGCGCAATCTGATGACCCACACCGATGACCAGGCCAGGGCCGCAGAGGCCACACGCTTGATCACCGACCGCTATCTGGCTGAACTGCAGTGGCTTCGTCACGCCCTGATCCAGCGCCTGGAGGAGGAGACACCATGA